From the Paenibacillus sp. R14(2021) genome, the window TTATAGTCGCGTCTAAGTATCATGCGTAACAAAGGCGGCGGGGCTATGTAAGGAGGACCGATGAAGTGGGAGAACTCCAGCTTAAGGACACCCATGGGAAACGATCATCCAGCATGTCTTTCGCATTGCGATGGAAGCATGAGAATGTGCGTTTAATTATCTTAAGCGCCATGATCTCAATCGCTATGACTTTCATGTTTTTGGTGTTGTTGTACGGAACGGCTGACAAGCACGTCTCCGTAGTATTGAACGGACGAGAAACCATTGTATCGACCAAACAATGGGTCCTTCAACGCCTACTGGATGAACAAGCCATAACTGTCGGCACTTATGATAAAGTGTCGATGCCGCTCTCTGGCGGTATTAAAGACGGCGACCGCGTCGTAATTGATCAAGCGGTGCCGCTAATAGTAAAGGCTGACGGCAAAGCAAAAACGTTGTACACGACAGAGAGAACTGTACAGGCAGCGATCGATCAGGCTAATATATCGGTACGCAGTCAAGATAAAGTAGTGCCTACGCTGACGGATAGACTTTCTCCGAACATGGTCATAACGATCACAAGGATCGATAAGAAATATTCGGAGACCGCGTATCCGGTTCCTTTCTCCATTGTGAAGAAGGAAGATCCTAAGCTGGAACTTGGGAAGCAGAAGCTTGTCCAGAACGGCAAGCAGGGCACGGTCGTCAAACGTTATGAATCTGTATTTGCAGACGGTGTACTCGTCTCGCAAACGCTTGTCGAGAAGCTGAATCAAGATGCAGCTGTGGATAAGATCGTGACCGTCGGGACGAAGAAACCTGATGTCATGATGCTCTCCGCAAATTCATCCGGCACTTGGACGAAACGGGGCATAACGTTCAGTGCGAGTAAAATATTGAAAAATGTAACGCTGACCGCCTATTCCGCCGGCGTAGCTTCGACCGGCAAAGGCGTCAACCACCCCGAGTACGGCATCACCGCATCCGGTGCGCGTGTGAAAGAGGGCCGGACGATTGCCGTAGATCCGAGAGTCATACCGATCGGCTGGTGGGTATACATTGAAGGCATTGGCTTCCGCCGTGCGGAAGACACGGGCAGTGCGATCAAAGGCAAGAAGATCGATGTCTACTACAACAGCGAGTCGTATGCCGATCGTTTCGGTCTGAAACGAGGCTATACGGTCTATGTGCTGGGACCGAAAAAGCCGGAGTCTCTGTAAGAAACCCGGTCATCCTTTGCAGCATCTGTAGAGAAGCAATAATGGTGCTACTTGATTCATATCGTATTTGAAGCCTAAATATGTCATGATAAGGAGAGGCGATGCCTCTTCTTTTTGATTTTCAGCAAAGACGAAGTCATAATGACTTCTTAGGCATATCAAACGAGAATGGGGCCGCCTGTATGGACGGCTTTAGGCGATTCTTGCGAGATGTTTGTGCGAAAGGAAGGAATGAACTTCCATGATGAAAGAAATCATTGTAGTTGAGGGCAAAGACGATACCGTGGCCATTAAACGCGCCGTAGAAGCGGAAACCATCGAAACGGGCGGCTCAGCGATCGGCGAAGCCGTGCTGAAGCGGGTAGAGCTTGCGCAGCAGCGTCGAGGCGTTATTATATTCACCGACCCCGATCATGCCGGCGAGCGGATCCGCAAAATCGTGGCGCAGCGCGTCCCAGGCTGCAAGCATGCGTTTCTTCCCCAGGAGGAGGCACTCTATAAGGGCGATATCGGCGTAGAGAATGCGTCTCCCGAAGCCATTCGGAGAGCGCTGGCCAATTTGCGCACGGAAGCCACGGAAGGCAGCGGCAATCTTGCGGAAGTGACGATGGACGATCTGATGCAGGCAGGATTGCTTGTGCATGCACAGGCATCGGAACGGCGGCTTAAGATGGGCAATTTGCTCGGCATTGGATACGCCAATGGCAAGCAGTTCTATAAAAGGTGCTCCACGTTCAGAATTACGCAGGAGGAATTCCAGCGCGCACTGAGAACGATGGAAAGCGAAGGAGAACATTCATGACAGAAGGATCCAAAGCAGTTGCAGATGTGGCCTCACCCAAGCGGACGAAGGACATCATCGCCAAGTACGGGTTTACGTTTAAGAAAAGCCTCGGTCAGAATTTCCTGATCGATCAAAATATTTTGCGCAACATCGTGAATGCCGCTGAACTTGATGAAACGAAGGGCGCGCTTGAAATCGGTCCCGGCATCGGCGCGCTGACTCAGCAGCTTGCTTCTGCGGCTGGCCGCGTCACGGCCGTGGAAATCGACAACCGGCTTATCCCGATTCTAAAGGATGTCCTTGCAGAAACGCCGAATGTACACGTAGAGCACGGCGATGTCTTGAAGCTCGACCTGAAGGAGCTGATGGACAAGCAGTTTGCCGGTCTATCCGGCGTGAGTGTCGTTGCGAATCTGCCATACTACGTAACGACGCCGATTCTAATGAAGCTGCTCGAAGAGAAGCTTCCGCTTGAGCATATCGTCGTAATGATTCAGAAGGAAGTTGCGCAGCGGATGGCGGCAAAGCCGGGCGGTAAAGAATACGGCAGCCTAAGCGTTGCTGTGCAGTACTACTGCGTGCCTGAGCTTGTCTGCATCGTCCCTCATACGGTATTCATTCCGCAGCCGAATGTCGATTCTGCCGTTATCAAGCTTTCCCTGCGCGAGAAACCGGCGGTCGACGTTCGGGATGAAGCGCATTTCTTCCGTACCGTGCAGGCATGCTTCGCACAGCGGCGCAAGACGATCGCCAATAACCTAACTGCATTCGTCGGCAAATCTAACCGCGAGCTGCTCGGGCCGCTACTCGAAGGCTGCGGCATCGATCCCATCCGCCGCGGCGAGACGCTCTCGCTTGCGGAATTCGCGGCACTGAGCCATGCCCTGCTCGATGCGGGCTTGACCAGCTAATCAAAGGCGCTGCAGTTCAAGCCCAAGAAACGCACCATCAGGGGCGTCTCCCCATAGGATAGACGAAGAGGTGATTTGCCCATGATGCAAGGGGACCTGGTCGTCCGCAAATCCTATGGCGGGGACGTCCTATTTCGAGTTGCCACGATTGAACAGCATACAGCCATTCTGAAAGGCACGGACTATCGTCTGCTTGCAGACGCACCAATCGTGGACTTATCGGTCGTGAAGGATGAAGAGCTGCCGACAGCAGCCCGGCAGGCACGGTTGAAAGCGAATGAATCCACGCAGCGCATGCAGGAGCAGCGTGAGCAGCAGGCGATTCAGCGTGAGCTGCTGCGAGCGCAGAATCAGAGTCAGCCTTACTTTGAGGTGCCCGGAAAGGTGCTTCATCTCGACGGGGACAGTAATTATATGAAGAAAAGCATGCAGCTCTATACGCAAATGCGTGTTCCTGCCCATGGCTTATATGTCCATGAGTCGCAAATGGCCGACGCCGTCTATAAGCTTCTCCCGCAGCTGCAGCCGGATATCGTTGTCATTACCGGGCATGACGGGGTGCTGAAGAGCCGCAGCCAGAATGATCTGAACAACTTGGCGAGCTACAAGAACTCGCAGAACTTCGTCGATGCAGTGCGCATTGCCCGGCAGTACGAGAAAAGCCGGGATGGGCTGATTGTCGTCGCCGGCGCATGCCAGTCTCATTATGAGGCGCTACTGCAGTCCGGATCAAATTTTGCAAGCTCACCGGGGCGCGTCCTGATCCATGCGCTCGACCCGGTATATGTCGCAATTAAGGCCAGTTATACGTCCATAAGGGAAACCATTAACCTCACGGATGTCATACACGGCACGATCAGCGGCATCGACGGCGTCGGGGGCATAGAGACGCTGGGCAAGTTCCGCGTAGGTCTGCCGAAGCCCAAAACATTGGCCGGCGTGAAGGCTACCGTATAACCATTCGTAAGCCGGACAAAATATACATGGGGTCGAAAAAATAAGAATTTTTTATATTGACAATTTATTAATCCCACTGTTATAATTATTATTTTTTGACAAACCACCTTTCTTTGGTTATAATGGACAAGGAAAGAGGTGGTAGTGCACAATGGCAAAAAATGCGCTATTGGAAATCAAACGCAGTTTGGAAACCCATGTCGGCTCCAAAATACTTCTTCGTGCAAACGGCGGTCGTCGAAAGACGATTGAACGGACCGGTGTATTAGAAGAAATCTACCCTTCTGTATTCATTGTCAGACTTGATCAGGAGCAGCATGCCTTTAAGCGGGTCTCCTACAGCTACGCCGATATTTTGACGGAATCCGTTGAAGTGATGGTTGACAGCGATGACGGTCAGGTACGCATTACCTATATACAATAAGACACATACGGCGGAACAAGGCTGCCTTTAAGGTGCAGGTGATGACAAGCGCGGTGAGATGCGTTTGACATGACTTGCATTTTTTTTATGCGCGTTAAGCGATGGGGGACACGCCATTCCCAGCATCGCAGCTGATCGAATTGCGTATGAGAACGCGGAAAACAACCATACTAACGATACCAACAGGATTCAAGAGGAGGTCGTTCTTATGTCCCGCAGAAGGCGCAGTACGATGAGCGAGCAGCTCAAGAATGAGCTGGCGAAGGATTTAGGTTTCTACGACACGGTGCAGCGTGAAGGCTGGGGCGGAATCAAAGCGAAGGATGCCGGCAATATGGTGAAGCGGGCGATCCAAATGGCGGAGGAAGCCGCCGCGAAGCAGTATCAGGCGCAGCAGCCAGCGGCATACGGCAGTCAGCAGCAACCGATGCGAAGCAGCACGTATGGATCCCAAACGCAGCCGATGCAGGCACAAGCGCAGGCGCAGGCATCCCATGCGGTGCAGCCGCCGATTAGGCCGGCAGTTGCTTCCAGCGTACCGCCTTATGTGCATCAGACGATGAAGGATGTTCCGCAGCAAACAACCCCCTTTTATCAATAATAGAAGGCTCGATCAGCTAAGATGGCGGGTTTGCTCAGGCAAACGCACAATGCATCTTAGCTTTTCTTATGGCCTTTTGTTATAATATGTGCAGTTTAACGATAAACGGACGGGTGAATCGAACATGAAAATATATGAAAAAGCGCCGGCTAAGATTAACTTGCTCTTAGACGTTATGCGCAAACGCGAGGATGGCTTCCATGAGGTGGAGATGATTATGACCATGGTGGATCTGGCAGATCGGCTGGAGATGGAAGAGCTGCCGCGGGATACCATTATCATTTCGAGCCAGGCTGGCTACATTCCCTTGGATGAGAAAAACTTAGCTTTTCAAGCGGCAAGACTGATCAAGGACCGCTATAACGTGAGCAAAGGCGTTTATATTCATTTGGACAAGCATATCCCCGTTGCAGCCGGCCTCGCTGGCGGAAGCAGTGACGCTGCGGCGACGCTGCGCGGCTTGAACCGTCTATGGGGGCTTGGCATTTCGGATGAGGAGCTCTGTGAGCTGGGAGCGGAGCTTGGCTCCGATGTGCCGTTCTGTGTAACGGGCGGCACTGCGATTGCACGGGGGCGCGGCGAGAAGCTGGAGCGGATCGGCAATCCGCCGCAGTGCTGGGTTATTCTAGCGAAGCCGCCCATCAATGTATCGACTGCCGATGTCTACGGCAAGCTGCGTGCTTCCGAGCTGAAGCAGCATCCATCGACCAAGCATATGCTGGAAGCGATTGCAGAGGGTTCATTCGCAGGCGTCTGTACATACCTTGGCAATGTGCTGGAGACGGTCACGCTGCAGCTGCATCCGGAAGTGCTCCAAATGAAGGAAATCATGCAGCGTCTTGGTGCGGATGGTGTACTGATGTCGGGCAGCGGACCGACTGTGTTCGGCCTCGTTAGCAAGGAGGCGAAGGTGTCGCGCATCTATAATGGGCTTCGCGGATTCTGCAAGGAAGTTTATGTGGTAAGAATGCTGACATGAAACCGACGTATACCTTGATTAGATCCGTATGAAAATGGTATATTGTCAATATATCATTCGGATTTAGCAAGGGGTGGACGCTTTGAAGAAGTTAAAACGCAGTGCAAGGTTAGTAGAAATGACGCAATACCTGCTTACGCGTCCCCATACGTTAATTTCTCTAACAGCTTTCGCTGATCGATATCAATCAGCTAAATCATCGATAAGCGAAGATTTAGCTATTATTAAAGAAGTGTTTGAAGAAGAAGGACTTGGTGAGCTCCATACGCTGGCGGGTGCTGCCGGCGGTGTCAAGTATACGCCGAGAATGAATACCTCGGAGGCGCTTGCCATCATGAACGGCATCTGCCGCCAGCTGGAGCAGCCTGAACGGGTGCTTGCAGGCGGCTATTTATATATGACAGATATGCTGGGACTGCCGGGACTTCTCGCGGATGTCGGCCGCATGTTCGCGACCGCTTTCGCACATAAGGAAATCGACGTCATCATGACGGTTGAGACGAAGGGCATCCCGCTCGCTTATGCGGCTGCTTCCTGCATGAACCTGCCGGTCGTCATCGTCCGCCGCGACAATAAGGTGACGGAAGGCTCCGCCGTGAGCATCAATTACGTCTCCGGCTCCAACAAGCGGATTCAAACGATGTCGCTCGCCAGGCGCGCGCTTAAAGAGGGCGCACGAGTGCTTATTATTGATGATTTCATGAAAGCAGGCGGAACGATTCAAGGCATGATGGACCTGCTCTTCGAATTTAATGCCAAAGTCGCAGGCGTCGGCGTGTTCGTAGAGTCCGGCGAGCTCGATACGGAAGATCGGCTGCTGGAGGACTATGTGTCCCTCGCAAGGCTGACGGCCGTTGACCTCAAGACGAAGCAAACGACGATTGTCCCTGGCAATTACTTCACGGGCCAGACGGAAACCAACTAGAGGAGGATTTACCCTAATGAACGTACAACCGCAAATCATCGCAACCGATAAAGCACCTGCCGCAATCGGCCCGTATTCGCAAGCTGTTAAGCTTGGCAATCTGTTGTTCACTTCCGGCCAAATTCCGCTGAACGCAGACGGCGTTCTCATTGAAGGCGGCATCGAGGAACAAACCCACCAGGTATTTCAGAATTTGAAAGCCGTACTTGCCGAAGCAGGAGCGACGCTTTCCGACGTGGTCAAAGCAACCGTTTTCATCAAAGACATGAATCAGTTTGCAGCACTTAATTCGATTTACGC encodes:
- a CDS encoding 3D domain-containing protein — translated: MGELQLKDTHGKRSSSMSFALRWKHENVRLIILSAMISIAMTFMFLVLLYGTADKHVSVVLNGRETIVSTKQWVLQRLLDEQAITVGTYDKVSMPLSGGIKDGDRVVIDQAVPLIVKADGKAKTLYTTERTVQAAIDQANISVRSQDKVVPTLTDRLSPNMVITITRIDKKYSETAYPVPFSIVKKEDPKLELGKQKLVQNGKQGTVVKRYESVFADGVLVSQTLVEKLNQDAAVDKIVTVGTKKPDVMMLSANSSGTWTKRGITFSASKILKNVTLTAYSAGVASTGKGVNHPEYGITASGARVKEGRTIAVDPRVIPIGWWVYIEGIGFRRAEDTGSAIKGKKIDVYYNSESYADRFGLKRGYTVYVLGPKKPESL
- the rnmV gene encoding ribonuclease M5, whose product is MMKEIIVVEGKDDTVAIKRAVEAETIETGGSAIGEAVLKRVELAQQRRGVIIFTDPDHAGERIRKIVAQRVPGCKHAFLPQEEALYKGDIGVENASPEAIRRALANLRTEATEGSGNLAEVTMDDLMQAGLLVHAQASERRLKMGNLLGIGYANGKQFYKRCSTFRITQEEFQRALRTMESEGEHS
- the rsmA gene encoding 16S rRNA (adenine(1518)-N(6)/adenine(1519)-N(6))-dimethyltransferase RsmA, with protein sequence MTEGSKAVADVASPKRTKDIIAKYGFTFKKSLGQNFLIDQNILRNIVNAAELDETKGALEIGPGIGALTQQLASAAGRVTAVEIDNRLIPILKDVLAETPNVHVEHGDVLKLDLKELMDKQFAGLSGVSVVANLPYYVTTPILMKLLEEKLPLEHIVVMIQKEVAQRMAAKPGGKEYGSLSVAVQYYCVPELVCIVPHTVFIPQPNVDSAVIKLSLREKPAVDVRDEAHFFRTVQACFAQRRKTIANNLTAFVGKSNRELLGPLLEGCGIDPIRRGETLSLAEFAALSHALLDAGLTS
- the yabG gene encoding sporulation peptidase YabG, which codes for MMQGDLVVRKSYGGDVLFRVATIEQHTAILKGTDYRLLADAPIVDLSVVKDEELPTAARQARLKANESTQRMQEQREQQAIQRELLRAQNQSQPYFEVPGKVLHLDGDSNYMKKSMQLYTQMRVPAHGLYVHESQMADAVYKLLPQLQPDIVVITGHDGVLKSRSQNDLNNLASYKNSQNFVDAVRIARQYEKSRDGLIVVAGACQSHYEALLQSGSNFASSPGRVLIHALDPVYVAIKASYTSIRETINLTDVIHGTISGIDGVGGIETLGKFRVGLPKPKTLAGVKATV
- the veg gene encoding biofilm formation stimulator Veg; protein product: MAKNALLEIKRSLETHVGSKILLRANGGRRKTIERTGVLEEIYPSVFIVRLDQEQHAFKRVSYSYADILTESVEVMVDSDDGQVRITYIQ
- the ispE gene encoding 4-(cytidine 5'-diphospho)-2-C-methyl-D-erythritol kinase; the protein is MKIYEKAPAKINLLLDVMRKREDGFHEVEMIMTMVDLADRLEMEELPRDTIIISSQAGYIPLDEKNLAFQAARLIKDRYNVSKGVYIHLDKHIPVAAGLAGGSSDAAATLRGLNRLWGLGISDEELCELGAELGSDVPFCVTGGTAIARGRGEKLERIGNPPQCWVILAKPPINVSTADVYGKLRASELKQHPSTKHMLEAIAEGSFAGVCTYLGNVLETVTLQLHPEVLQMKEIMQRLGADGVLMSGSGPTVFGLVSKEAKVSRIYNGLRGFCKEVYVVRMLT
- the purR gene encoding pur operon repressor, whose amino-acid sequence is MKKLKRSARLVEMTQYLLTRPHTLISLTAFADRYQSAKSSISEDLAIIKEVFEEEGLGELHTLAGAAGGVKYTPRMNTSEALAIMNGICRQLEQPERVLAGGYLYMTDMLGLPGLLADVGRMFATAFAHKEIDVIMTVETKGIPLAYAAASCMNLPVVIVRRDNKVTEGSAVSINYVSGSNKRIQTMSLARRALKEGARVLIIDDFMKAGGTIQGMMDLLFEFNAKVAGVGVFVESGELDTEDRLLEDYVSLARLTAVDLKTKQTTIVPGNYFTGQTETN
- a CDS encoding RidA family protein, with protein sequence MNVQPQIIATDKAPAAIGPYSQAVKLGNLLFTSGQIPLNADGVLIEGGIEEQTHQVFQNLKAVLAEAGATLSDVVKATVFIKDMNQFAALNSIYASYFGDHKPARSTVEVARLPKDVLVEIELIVAIKVE